From the genome of Miscanthus floridulus cultivar M001 chromosome 10, ASM1932011v1, whole genome shotgun sequence, one region includes:
- the LOC136489697 gene encoding putative disease resistance protein RGA3, translated as MAAILDAMGPYVMQLIADMATEEVKMLLGISGDIEKLENNMESIKCFLADAERKRITELRVQRWVQKLKNAMYDATDILDLCQIEADKQRESKGSSTVEKAPGCCRPLLSCLRNPVFAHKLGSRIKELNQRLDNIYEEAQKFNFINLGSHPEQRMSIGEKVTSEFVESAIVGEKIERETRELAQILTINGHHDIKVVAIVGTGGMGKTTLAQKIFNETTVQGHFKVKIWLSITQHFDEVELLRIAIEHAGGVHGGLQDKTLLSRMLTNTLSKGRFLLVLDDVWSNVAWSNVLSVPVRNASKNQQGNWVHGTDHLKVVGMKIISKCGGLPLAIKVMGGLLSTKPRSEGDWEAVLKHHAWSVAGLPKELDNAIYLSYEDLSPQLKQCFLYCSLFPKGTTIWQGEVVPMWISEGFIHPPDRSSSSHDDWLEEIADGYYKELITRNLIEPATESVLTRYSCTMHDVVRSFAQFMSKEESLVVQDQQDDGGSKISHLRHLRYLHLEDTNITRLPGDIHRMKFLQHILVQECPQLDHLPSCITQLLHLRTLNMNGSHDNVLIPKGFGQLKNLRTLLGFRVHLDKNGGTGWCSLEEIGPLSQLRKLSLHGLENVPASSSAGMAMVSSKEHLDYLLLKWSSSGFMELRDETNKQQQQRVVEEVIEKLSPPSSIRHLSIKGYFGSQLPNWMMVPATWVFKSLRLLRMDKLCCCTQLPDGLCQLPSLESLDIGDAPAIKSVGPEFQSPSSLAVGGGIVTTGSVVGFPNLATLRLDGLCECEEWEWEEQGEDATVDAMAMPALKGLVIINCKLSCLPPGLASSRRHALREVRLYKLSNLTYIENFPSVVELQVFDCPELRRISNLSKLQKIEILYCPNVEVLEGVSSLDSMEMRDVTMETVPEYVTTVRPRYLKLTCSKELYESLLTGSSSEYDKISHIKSRTIDYLRRR; from the exons ATGGCCGCAATCTTGGATGCTATGGGACCCTATGTGATGCAGCTGATAGCCGACATGGCAACAGAAGAGGTGAAGATGTTGCTGGGCATATCTGGCGATATTGAGAAGCTAGAGAACAACATGGAAAGTATCAAATGCTTCCTTGCTGACGCTGAGAGGAAGCGCATCACTGAATTGAGGGTGCAAAGATGGGTTCAGAAGCTCAAGAACGCCATGTATGACGCCACTGACATCCTAGACCTATGTCAAATCGAAGCTGACAAGCAGAGGGAGTCGAAAGGTAGCAGCACGGTTGAAAAGGCTCCAGGTTGCTGCCGGCCATTGCTCTCCTGCCTACGGAATCCTGTGTTCGCACACAAGCTAGGCAGCCGCATCAAGGAGCTCAACCAGAGGCTGGACAACATATATGAAGAGGCTCAAAAGTTCAACTTCATCAATCTAGGATCCCACCCAGAACAGAGGATGTCCATTGGAGAGAAGGTGACATCTGAGTTTGTTGAGTCAGCTATTGTTGGTGAGAAAATTGAGAGGGAGACAAGGGAGCTTGCTCAAATTCTAACCATCAATGGACACCATGACATCAAAGTGGTGGCCATTGTGGGCACAGGTGGCATGGGCAAAACCACCTTGGCCCAGAAGATCTTCAATGAGACCACCGTCCAAGGACACTTCAAAGTGAAGATATGGCTAAGCATCACCCAACACTTTGATGAGGTTGAGCTTCTCAGGATAGCAATTGAGCATGCTGGGGGAGTCCATGGTGGGCtgcaagacaagaccctcctctCACGGATGCTCACCAACACCTTGTCCAAGGGTAGGTTTCTCCTGGTCCTGGATGATGTGTGGAGTAATGTAGCATGGAGCAATGTGCTTAGTGTTCCAGTCAGAAATGCAAGTAAAAATCAACAGGGCAATTGG GTACATGGAACCGATCACCTGAAAGTTGTCGGGATGAAAATTATCAGTAAGTGTGGAGGTTTACCACTTGCTATCAAAGTGATGGGAGGACTGCTAAGTACGAAGCCCCGAAGCGAGGGTGATTGGGAGGCTGTTTTGAAGCATCATGCATGGTCAGTAGCTGGATTGCCTAAGGAACTGGACAACGCGATCTACTTGAGCTATGAGGATTTGTCTCCCCAGCTGAAGCAGTGCTTCCTATACTGCTCACTTTTCCCTAAAGGTACAACTATTTGGCAAGGTGAAGTTGTTCCGATGTGGATCAGTGAGGGATTTATCCATCCACCAGACAGAAGCAGTAGTTCACATGATGATTGGCTAGAAGAAATAGCAGATGGGTATTACAAGGAGCTAATCACGAGGAATCTTATTGAACCAGCAACAGAATCAGTTCTCACTCGATACTCATGCACCATGCATGACGTGGTGCGATCTTTTGCACAGTTTATGTCTAAAGAAGAATCATTGGTGGTCCAGGACCAGCAAGATGATGGTGGTAGCAAGATCAGCCAT CTGAGGCACCTGAGATACCTCCACTTAGAGGATACAAATATAACTAGGCTACCAGGAGACATTCATAGGATGAAGTTCTTGCAGCACATTTTGGTTCAGGAATGTCCACAGCTAGACCATCTTCCTAGCTGCATTACACAGCTTCTGCATCTAAGAACTCTTAACATGAATGGTTCCCATGACAATGTTTTAATACCCAAGGGGTTTGGTCAGTTGAAAAATCTAAGAACACTTTTGGGGTTCCGAGTACATTTGGACAAGAATGGGGGCACGGGCTGGTGCAGCTTGGAAGAGATAGGGCCTCTGTCCCAGCTTAGGAAGCTTTCTTTACATGGTCTAGAAAATGTGCCTGCTAGCTCGTCGGCTGGAATGGCCATGGTTAGTAGCAAGGAGCACCTTGATTACTTGCTACTAAAGTGGAGTAGCAGCGGATTCATGGAACTGAGGGATGAaaccaacaagcagcagcagcagagagtAGTGGAGGAGGTAATTGAGAAGCTCAGCCCTCCATCGAGCATACGGCATCTAAGCATTAAAGGATACTTTGGTAGCCAGCTACCAAATTGGATGATGGTTCCAGCTACATGGGTCTTTAAGAGCCTGAGGCTTTTAAGGATGGACAAACTTTGTTGTTGCACCCAACTCCCTGACGGTCTGTGCCAGCTCCCTAGTTTGGAGTCGCTAGACATTGGTGACGCACCTGCCATCAAGAGTGTTGGGCCTGAGTTCCAGTCACCCTCCTCCCTGGCAGTTGGTGGAGGTATTGTCACTACTGGATCAGTAGTAGGTTTTCCTAACCTGGCAACTCTTCGTCTGGATGGCTTGTGCGAATGTGAGGAGTGGGAATGGGAGGAACAGGGTGAGGATGCAACAGTAGATGCCATGGCAATGCCTGCACTCAAGGGTCTCGTAATTATTAACTGCAAGCTGAGCTGTCTTCCACCAGGGCTCGCCAGTAGCAGGAGGCATGCTCTAAGAGAAGTGCGCCTGTACAAGCTGAGCAACCTGACATATATAGAGAACTTCCCTTCAGTTGTGGAACTTCAAGTATTCGACTGCCCGGAGCTGAGAAGGATCAGCAATCTCTCCAAGTTGCAGAAAATCGAGATCTTATACTGCCCAAATGTGGAGGTGCTAGAAGGAGTCTCGTCACTCGACAGCATGGAGATGAGGGACGTCACCATGGAGACAGTTCCGGAGTATGTGACAACAGTAAGACCCAGATATCTCAAATTGACTTGCAGCAAGGAGTTGTATGAGTCCTTGTTAACAGGAAGCTCATCTGAGTACGACAAGATCAGCCATATCAAGTCACGCACTATCGACTACCTTCGCAGAAGATGA
- the LOC136485761 gene encoding putative disease resistance protein RGA3 — protein MAAALDALAPYVKKLIADMAQEEVSMLLGVSSEITKLEENMKGLKAFLKDAERRRITDMSVQRWSTKLKNAMYDATDILDLCQLEADKRRESNGGGTVEHKSPGCFQPLLFCLRNPMFAHNIGSRIKELNQKLESIHKEADKYKFNIGLGSNPEPRKLTAAELSSYRTSSHVDESAIVGEQIERDTRELVQVLTTNDDNNHSIKVVSIIGAGGMGKTTLAQKIFNDVTIQEHFKTKICLSITQQFDVVELLRTAIENAGGDHGGKQDKSTLTKTLINTISTGKFLLVMDDVWSHEAWNHVLSVPVRNASKKLPGSRVLVTTRSAHLPQQMQAPLHQHRVRPLENDDAWSLLKKQLQPDQVDGIDQLKTIGMEILENCDGLPLAIKVIGGLLSTRYPSEHEWKSVLNKPAWSLTGLPPELDNRLYLSYEDLSPQIKQCFLYCSLFPKGQELIHGVVTRMWISEGFIQPLDGSSIISHEYGFEEMATEYYRELIKRNLIEPVEEYSLTGYMCTMHDVVRTFAEYMAREESLVVVGREHAATGIGGGGGGMHVRRLSIEQTVSVLDWGILQRRESLRTLMINSRVNFHLPGDSLSSFSSLRVLYIWSPDSNRLVPSLSMLKHLRFLHLEDTDISWLPDDIQKMKFLLYISLGNCKKLCYLPGSIIRLVHLRSFNIDGSNVSVIPKGFGELTNLRSLYGFPVHVDMDASNSWCSLQELEPLSQLRDLTLYGLEKVQDSRMAEKAMISSKCYLGALELNYSASRRTIGTGGAEAEQQQQQSVTEEVLEKLCPPTCLENLRVIGGYIGRRLPNWMCAPASEDFKSLRYLRLANLPCCTQLPDGLCCLPCLELLVIKDAPAIKRIGPQFQASSFVAARGSDGSTSAPFPKLRNLQLIGLRKWEEWEWNDCEEHMDVKTTIAMPCLEELRIRNCKLSCLPPGLASSKRHNLRELNLYELSNLTHVENFPSVVDLDVFDCPELKRISGLSRLLKIRIVRCTKLEVLEGVPALDSLVLEDSTKDTLPEYLQAVNPRYLELDCNKKQNLEMQPHWNGSSSSPGSSEWDQDW, from the exons ATGGCAGCCGCCCTGGATGCCTTAGCACCCTACGTGAAGAAGCTTATCGCGGACATGGCACAAGAAGAGGTGTCCATGCTGCTTGGCGTCTCCAGCGagatcaccaagctggaggagaACATGAAAGGCCTCAAAGCCTTCCTCAAAGATGCCGAGAGGAGGCGCATCACCGACATGAGCGTGCAAAGATGGTCGACAAAGCTAAAGAATGCCATGTATGATGCCACTGACATCCTCGACCTGTGCCAGCTCGAGGCTGACAAGCGGAGGGAGTCCAATGGTGGTGGTACTGTAGAGCATAAGTCGCCCGGCTGTTTCCAGCCATTGCTCTTCTGCCTGCGGAATCCTATGTTCGCACACAACATAGGCAGCCGCATCAAGGAGCTCAACCAGAAGCTGGAAAGCATTCACAAGGAGGCGGACAAGTACAAGTTCAATATTGGCCTCGGTTCCAACCCGGAGCCAAGGAAGCTAACTGCTGCTGAGTTATCCAGCTATAGGACAAGTTCACATGTCGACGAGTCAGCCATAGTTGGAGAACAGATAGAGAGGGATACAAGGGAGCTCGTTCAGGTGCTAACCACAAATGATGATAATAATCACAGCATCAAAGTTGTGTCTATCATTGGTGCAGGCGGCATGGGTAAGACCACCCTCGCCCAAAAGATCTTCAATGATGTAACCATCCAAGAGCACTTCAAAACAAAGATATGCCTAAGCATCACCCAGCAATTCGATGTTGTTGAGCTACTGAGGACAGCAATCGAAAATGCTGGCGGAGACCATGGTGGGAAGCAAGACAAGAGCACGCTGACTAAGACCctcatcaacaccatatccacAGGCAAGTTTCTGCTTGTGATGGATGATGTGTGGAGTCATGAGGCTTGGAACCATGTGCTTAGTGTCCCAGTCAGGAATGCCAGCAAGAAACTACCTGGAAGCCGGGTCCTTGTCACTACAAGATCTGCACACCTACCCCAACAGATGCAAGCCCCCCTGCACCAACACCGTGTCAGGCCTCTAGAGAATGATGATGCTTGGTCTTTGCTCAAGAAACAGTTGCAGCCTGACCAG GTAGATGGAATTGATCAACTGAAAACTATTGGGATGGAAATTCTTGAAAATTGTGATGGCTTACCACTTGCAATTAAAGTGATTGGAGGTCTCTTGAGCACAAGATACCCAAGTGAGCATGAGTGGAAATCTGTTTTGAACAAGCCAGCTTGGTCACTGACCGGACTGCCTCCAGAACTCGATAACCGACTATACTTGAGCTACGAGGACTTGTCTCCCCAGATAAAGCAATGCTTTCTGTACTGCTCACTATTCCCTAAAGGTCAAGAACTCATACATGGTGTAGTAACTCGAATGTGGATTAGTGAAGGATTTATCCAACCTTTGGATGGTAGTAGTATTATTTCACATGAGTATGGGTTCGAAGAGATGGCAACTGAGTACTACCGAGAGTTAATAAAGAGGAACCTTATAGAACCTGTAGAAGAATATTCTCTCACTGGATACATGTGCACCATGCATGATGTGGTCCGCACCTTTGCTGAATACATGGCAAGAGAAGAATCACTAGTGGTggttggcagagaacatgctgcTACTGgtattggtggtggtggtggtggtatgcATGTCCGTCGCCTCTCTATAGAACAGACCGTATCAGTACTGGATTGGGGCATTTTGCAAAGGCGAGAGTCACTTAGGACATTAATGATAAATTCTAGAGTAAACTTTCATCTTCCTGGTGACTCGCTGAGTAGTTTCTCTAGCCTGCGGGTACTGTACATATGGTCTCCTGATTCTAATAGATTGGTTCCCTCTCTATCTATGTTGAAGCACTTAAGATTCCTTCACTTGGAGGATACTGATATATCTTGGCTACCAGATGATATCCAGAAGatgaaatttctactgtacattTCACTTGGTAACTGTAAGAAGCTATGCTATCTTCCTGGCAGCATCATAAGACTTGTGCATCTAAGATCTTTTAACATCGATGGATCAAATGTTAGTGTCATTCCTAAGGGGTTTGGTGAGTTAACAAATCTGAGGTCACTTTATGGCTTCCCAGTACACGTGGACATGGATGCAAGCAATAGCTGGTGCAGTTTGCAAGAGTTGGAGCCTCTCTCCCAGCTTAGGGATCTTACATTATATGGCCTAGAGAAGGTGCAGGACAGCCGGATGGCTGAAAAGGCCATGATTAGCAGCAAGTGCTACCTTGGGGCTCTAGAATTGAACTACAGTGCAAGTAGACGTACTATAGGGACTGGTGGTGCTGAGgcagagcagcagcaacaacagagTGTGACCGAGGAAGTCTTGGAAAAGCTCTGCCCTCCAACCTGCCTAGAGAATCTACGTGTGATAGGAGGATACATTGGTCGCCGGCTACCAAACTGGATGTGTGCTCCAGCGTCGGAGGACTTTAAGAGCCTAAGGTATTTGAGGCTGGCCAACCTGCCTTGCTGCACCCAGCTCCCTGATGGTCTGTGCTGCCTCCCATGTTTGGAATTGCTGGTCATCAAAGATGCGCCAGCCATCAAGCGTATTGGCCCCCAATTCCAAGCGTCATCCTTCGTGGCAGCTAGAGGTTCCGATGGTAGTACATCTGCACCGTTTCCGAAACTGAGAAATCTGCAATTGATTGGGCTACGTAAGTGGGAGGAGTGGGAATGGAATGACTGTGAGGAGCATATGGATGTGAAAACTACCATAGCCATGCCTTGTCTGGAGGAACTCCGAATACGTAACTGCAAGCTGAGCTGTCTTCCACCGGGCCTCGCCAGCAGCAAGAGGCATAATCTTAGAGAACTAAACCTGTACGAGCTCTCCAACCTGACACATGTGGAGAACTTCCCTTCAGTTGTGGATCTTGATGTGTTTGACTGCCCTGAGCTGAAGAGGATCAGCGGCCTCTCCAGGTTGCTGAAGATTAGGATCGTTCGCTGCACAAAGCTGGAGGTTCTAGAAGGTGTACCAGCACTCGACAGCCTCGTACTGGAGGACTCCACCAAGGACACGCTTCCAGAATACCTGCAAGCTGTAAACCCAAGGTATCTCGAGTTGGATTGCAACAAGAAGCAGAACCTTGAGATGCAGCCACATTGGAACGGATCCTCCTCATCTCCAGGTAGCTCCGAATGGGACCAAGACTGGTAA